The proteins below come from a single Oxyura jamaicensis isolate SHBP4307 breed ruddy duck chromosome 1, BPBGC_Ojam_1.0, whole genome shotgun sequence genomic window:
- the LOC118160250 gene encoding fatty acid amide hydrolase-like has protein sequence MALLPLLLLPLTVLPAAVYLCCVRRHTGSAAAVVQRREPGRPAARSPPRDTWAPRLCGFWLRLFSHAVNTAFGQFLLLPVLVRMNNLSLMRSLDICEDPTFIPEVAAEVTEDKSEAKSTLDIMKQLIDTRSDSASKGFTFKGIKDYLDCYRSGKLTPSQVAKNIIAMLEDCDKSTPPLRAIVQWDREQIMLMAEASTARYRNKCTLSHLDGIPVCLKEEFKVVPYHHRVGTVFLGTEPETEDATVAKKLREAGAIIIGVSNMHELGTGTTGCNPNRYHKIPRNPYKPNHFTGGSSSGSAAAVAAGLCPVGIGTDGGGSVRIPASFCGVVGLKGTFGRISCHGSYPLSYSTVSVGPICTSVADAAIVYSILAEPDPLYPYGLRQPKATLSEMCAPDLKGLKLGVDWTFFKACDAEVLTICEKAVEYLQSLGASVVEVSLPEMEEVKIAHVICILSEMRDMLQPDFNKHFQEMNLETRATLALASQFTALDYITANRQRTRSMRFLREIFTTVNCIVTPAVASTAPRIHESDLLTGSNDTSFIVQSMRFMQLANLTGIPGLVVPVGYSTAGLPISLQVMGKWWDEAVLLRIGLKLEQFRNQTKKPSIYYDILA, from the exons ATggcgctgctgccgctgctcctgctgcccctcacGGTGCTGCCCGCCGCCGTGTACCTGTGCTGCGTGCGGCGGCACAcgggcagcgccgccgccgtGGTGCAGCGCCGGGAGCCGGGGCGGCCGGCAGCCCGCAGCCCTCCGCGGGACACC TGGGCCCCCCGGCTGTGCGGCTTCTGGCTGCGCCTCTTCAGCCATGCGGTCAACACG GCTTTTGGACAGTTCTTGTTACTTCCGGTATTAGTAAG GATGAACAACTTGTCTCTAATGCGTTCTCTTGACATTTGTGAAGATCCCACATTTATCCCGGAGGTTGCTGCGGAGGTTACAGAAGACAAGTCTGAGGCTAAAAGCACTTTGGATATTATGAAACAGCTGATAGATACAAG GTCCGATTCTGCCAGCAAAGGGTTCACCTTCAAAGGGATCAAAGATTACCTGGACTGCTACCG GAGTGGGAAGCTGACACCatctcaggtggccaagaacATCATTGCCATGCTGGAGGACTGCGACAAATCCACGCCCCCACTCAGAGCGATAGTGCAATGGGACCGGGAACAAATAATGCTG ATGGCCGAGGCCTCCACTGCTCGTTACAGGAATAAATGTACCCTGTCTCATCTAGATGGCATCCCAGTGTGCCTGAAAGAAGAGTTCAAAGTG GTACCTTACCATCACCGAGTAGGAACTGTGTTTCTCGGGACTGAGCCTGAAACAGAAGATGCTACTGTGGCCAAGAAGCTGCGAGAGGCTGGAGCTATCATTATTGGGGTTTCAAACATGCATGAACTAGGGACTGGAACGACTGGATGCAACCCTAATAG GTACCACAAGATCCCTAGGAATCCCTACAAGCCCAACCACTTCACAGGGGGGAGCTCCAGTGGGTCAGCAGCAGCTGTAGCAGCAG GTCTCTGCCCAGTGGGTATTGGCACAGATGGAGGTGGCTCTGTGAGGATTCCTGCTTCGTTCTGTGGTGTGGTGGGGCTAAAAG GTACGTTTGGGCGGATCAGCTGTCATGGCAGCTACCCACTCTCCTACTCCACAGTCAGCGTAG GCCCTATCTGTACCTCAGTGGCAGATGCAGCCATTGTTTATAGTATTCTTGCTGAACCGGATCCACTCTACCCATACG GACTAAGGCAACCCAAAGCAACCCTGTCAGAGATGTGTGCTCCCGACCTGAAAGGCTTAAAACTGGGAGTGGACTGGACATTTTTTAAG GCATGTGATGCAGAAGTCCTGACCATCTGTGAGAAAG CTGTGGAGTACCTGCAGAGTTTGGGAGCCAGCGTGGTTGAAGTGTCTCTTCCAGAGATGGAGGAAGTGAAAATAGCACATGTGATCTGCATTCTGAGTGAGATGAGGGACATGCTGCAGCCTGACTTCAACAAACATTTCCAGGAAATG aatttGGAGACACGGGCTACCCTAGCCTTGGCTTCCCAGTTTACAGCTCTGGATTATATTACG GCAAATCGACAGAGAACTCGCAGCATGAGGTTTTTGCGAGAGATCTTCACCACCGTGAACTGCATCGTTACACCAG CTGTTGCTTCCACTGCCCCAAGAATCCACGAATCTGACCTCTTGACTGGCAGCAATGATACTTCATTCATAGTTCAGTCCATGAG GTTCATGCAGCTTGCTAACTTGACTGGGATTCCAGGCCTTGTGGTCCCCGTTGGTTATTCTACTGCTGGGCTTCCTATCAGCCTCCAG GTCATGGGAAAATGGTGGGATGAAGCTGTTCTTCTGAGGATTGGCCTGAAGCTAGAGCAGTTTCGTAACCAGACCAAGAAACCATCCATTTATTACGACATCCTCGCATGA